In Zootoca vivipara chromosome 15, rZooViv1.1, whole genome shotgun sequence, the genomic window CTAGGAGGAGTTGACTCCACCTGCAATTGACTCTATCTCTCCCCTTCACTGGTTCTGGCTCTGTCTATCGTTGggttccctgctttctgcccctccAGTCCCCcaagggcaccagccaccactataGAGGGTCCCAGGTTGAGGAGCTGAGCTTGACCTGCCACCCACCTGGATGGACCGCGTAGCAGGTAACGTTCGTCCCTTCCAGTCGATTGGCGAGCTCCCGGGTGTACAGCATATTGGCCAGTTTGCTGTTGCTGTACGATTGGATCCCTGCCAACTGCCCGTCCACTGGCTTGTGGATGTTCTGAAAGTCAATCTTCCCCCGCTGATGTGCACTGgaagccaccaccaccacacggCTGGGCGCGCACTGCTTCATCCGCTCCAGGAGGAGGTGGGTCAGAAGGAAATGGCTCAAGTGATTCACCTGGAACGCCAAATTGAAGCCGTCGCTGCTTCGGCTTCCAGTCCTGACCCCTACCAGAAAATGAGGCTGGATTAAACAAGTTCAACATCCAGACAGGTTTTTGCTCTGGTGGCCCCATTTCTGTGGGAGGCTCACCCTGCCGAAATAAGAGAGACCCCCATCACTACTGGCATTCTGCCGGCTCTTTGAGACACACCTGTTTAGCAAGAAGACCCAGATAATTACCAGCCATGCCAGGGCCCACTGtagttcaatgtctttataaatgacttggatgaaggaattggggGTGCACaacaaatttgcaggtgacaccaaactggatgGGTAGTGAATGCCATGGAAGACAGAgccaggattcaagatgaccttagcagattagagaactgggcccgagctaacaaaatgaatttcaaaaaggACAAATGTAGGGTTCTGCACTTAGTCAAGAAGCTGCACAATTATATGATGGGGAcacttggcttgccagtagtatatttgaaaaaggatctaggggtcttagcagaccacaagcttaacatgagtcagccatgtgatacagcagcaaaaagagcCAACGCTagtctaggctgcatcaagagaagtctagtgtcccgatcaaaggaagtaataggtaaaggtacccctgaccgttagctccagactctggggttgtggcgctcatctcgctctataggctgagggagccggtgtttgtctgcagacagcttccaggtcatgtggccagcatgacaaagccgcttctggcgaaccagagcagcgcacggaaatgctgtttaccttcccaccagagcagtacctatttatctacttgcacttgacgtgctttcaaactgctaggtgggcaggagctgggactgaacaatcgTCGGTCGCGAACaatcaccccgtcgcagggattcgaaccagagaccttctgatcggcaagccttggctctgtgatttagaccacagcgccacccacgttccGTAATAgccccgctctattctgccttggtcaaccCCACTTAGAGATGCTGTTGGGAACAGAACTACCACtaagctatagcccttcccctaAAAGTAAAGCAGGATTTCCGTCCTCATGGTTTTGAAGAAAAAGATGATTTAAACAGCAGCAAAGGAAGCTGTCATAATAATACACAATCAGATCCAACTAGTTCAGGATTGGCTACACTGACCAGCGGTGGGTCTCcggagtttcagacaggagatgccattggggactgaaaaccttggaccttctgcatgcaaagcagctgtgcCCCTTCCCCAAATCTCCACCCCCGGGGCTGCGTTCTCACCTGCATTGTTGATGAGAATGTCAAGGCGGGGCTCAGATCTCAAGAAAGCCGCTGCAAAAGTCCTCACTGACTTGAAGCTGGCCAAGTCCAGGCTCATAAAGAGAACTTCATTGTTCCCACTTTCctgagcaagtggggggggggggagagaaccacaaGGAATGTTTAGCCCTAGCAAGCAAGTTTGCCCCCTGTCCCGCTCCCAGAGCCAGGTCACAACCAGGCTCCTTTTCCTATGCCACCCCATGGTCTTGCTAAGAATCTAGGCTGGAAGGAAGGCCCGTTTCTCGAAGCTGCAGGAGAGTTGCGCTTGttctcagatcctgcttgagaagtggaggctgggctagaagggcctcattggcctgatccagcagcttggCTCTTATGCTCCAGTTATCTGAAGATTCACCTGCCAATTAAGCTCTGGAAAAATATTACGGCCACAGATCCAGACTTCAGatttatttccttatttcattTGCAAATTTCCCTTTCCCCCAGACGACCAACATTAAGGGGAAAAACATAGGATGGCGGTGAATGGCATAGAGCATAAACAATAAAACTACATTCCTAAAACAAATACAGGATACATCATAAATCAGTAGATCGGATTCGTACATCAAGAGCAGAGCtgcttcaccaccacccccatcccAGAAAAAGCCGGACGAGGAGGTGAGTTTTAAGCAGGCTCCTAAATGCCAATGCTGTACGGGGCAACTTGATATTATTCCCTGCAAGTGCATTGAGGGAAAATATCCTCCATGCACCCCCCCAATGCCATAATAATACCACTAGGGTAGACTTTTCTAACCTGGTGGCCTCCCAGatcttttgaactacaactcccatcagccccagacagccgtgtgatgctgaggctgatgggagattaggcccaaaacatccagagggtgccaggttggtgaaTTCTCCTAGAAAGCTAGACCTCCCAGCTTCTTAGAATAAAGGCCTGACTGTTCAGATTCCATTGTGACAAGTCTTTTACTGTGAAATCGCTTCAAGGTAGTTCAAGGGAAGCGATTTCTAAGTGGAGCCGAAGAAATAAACGCTCACCCTCCGGATGTCACAGACGGCGGATTCTCCTCGCCCTCTGTCCCGGCAAGCCAGGATGACGCGGGCTCCCCTCCGGGCCAGATCCAGGGCCGTTGCCTTCCCGATCCCAGTGTTCCCACCTGGAAAAGTCCAGAGAAAAGAATgatcttgagcaggcacccccaaactttggccctccagatgttttggactacaattcccatcttccccgttagctagggatcatgggagttgtaggccaaaacatctggagggccacagtttggggatgcctgatctagagccaaAATGTGTGTTCGGTGGCGGCGGGGGTTAACGTGCCCTGGCTGCTAGAAATTTGCCGAGGGTCTTGGCGGACCCCTGAATGATTTTTCTACCTGCTGTGGAAACTGTGATgagctgtgctagatgctgtgtgGTTTTTAACTGCATTTTCACCATGTCCTCTATTTCTTACAGGTTGCATTTTGTTGCTTTATAATGTGAATTCCACAGAGTTTGGGGCCagaggccagttgctggaaacagcaggagaggggcGTGGCTCCTGGGCTCAggcgctgcttgtgggcttcccgtgggggcagctggggggggcCACCAGGACAGAGGAGGTTGAACCAGATGTGCcaatggcctcatccagcagtcAGGCTCTTTCCtcccattctttaaaaaaaagggtaaaggacccctgaccgttaggtccagttgcgaacgactctggggttgcggcactcatctcactttaaaggccaagggagccggcgtttgtccgcagacagcttccaggtcatgtggccagcatgactaagccgcttctggcgaaaccagaacagtgcacggaaacgctgtttaccttcccgctggagcggcacctatttatctacttgcactttgacgtgctttcaaactgctaggttggcaggagctgggaccgagcaatgggagctcaccctgtcttttttttatatattttttttaaatatatttttattaattttccaattaaaaccaattatatcacattcattatttcaaattatacacatatatatcaatcaaaccgaatattatgccaaatcatctaaaaatttttttttgggttcccatgcttcaagaaattggggattcctcgcaaccgtccactgccgtcttttttctaaagttcaaatcgtctctccaagttcataataatccgaatctttcccttatagtcacatagatgttttccactttcaaccgattgtttcccagctgctgagataaatatcaaacaaggtttcacaaatgttctttctcctgtgtgggttaatcagtccagcctccccataaatcttcttggtctggagctccctgttgcgtcaacacgaagcagcgccatcttaaaaaaactcaaagcactttcgttttctctcataaccgggaagattaacgatctttataaaatttacagcttttccaggcagaagacccaaacatcaaaccatagactcttggtaaattaatggatctccttgccctatagctgaacttagcttcaggtcgctgctccaattcaaagtgcgtcacagctcataaatcctccgaacgcgtccaggactccttccgtccaactagaggggggcttttctcgtcggcaactccacatctttaaaaaatatgctcagtaacaacagtttataaagtgagggtagggggttgccatttactcccctagcaaccgccaaattccttacgaaggtcagagagatggaaaacaggtccgccattcctgccggcggaaaccggaaccccgggagctcaccctgtcatggggatttgaaccgccaaccttctgatcggcaagccctaggctcagtggtttagacgacagcgccacccgcatcccttacatTCTTAGGAGAGCTCAAATTGTAGcagaatacaatacaatactgtATATACGAATATTGAATGCTATGGATGTGCCGTCTCTCATCTTCCACTACAAACCCTCAGGCACATCCCAGACCCCCTGAATAAAGCTCTGGAGCCCTCTGCCAGAcgctcttggactacaattcccaccttccctaaATACTGGCCACGctgcatgatgggagctgtagttcaacagaGGCTGCCATCTCAGGGCCAGCTGCCAGGGCACCGTTATCAGCGCGTTCCATTAATCTCTTTATAATATATTATAtgtaataaatttatatataacCGACCTGTCACCTCCGTGGGGCGCCTCTTAAAGGCCAACCCTCTTCTATCTCGTTTCCAGGTTGGGCTGGAAATGGAGTACCAGTAATCTCTCTTACGCTATCCAGTATCAGGCTCCTCCTAGCTgagcagagatggggggggggacacctgtgggactccagttcccatcatcctgactGAGCCATGCTGAATCCCAGATCAGGAAAAGCGCCACAGGTTTCTCCATCCCTGGGTGTGTCGCCTTACTCAACACATCATCATAATTGCCCAagccctcctctgcacaggttTGGCCCAGCAGCCATTAGCTGCTCATCCCTCCTGATCCACTATGCCTCTAATGTCTTTTTGACACAGGGCGTGCCctcgtacaggtgaaactcggaaaattagaatatcaccgaaaagtgcatttatttcagtaatgcagcttaaaaggggaaaccaatatatgagatagatgcatggcatgcaaagcaagatatggcaagcctttatttgttgtaattgtaattatttgccgttagccgggtcaattataaatggaatgtaattaatgaaatgtaatagcgatgtttatttttgtattattgtaacgacttgatttattactgtggaatttccaaaagaaagcatttgtaaaaagaaaaacaacaacaagttgcattactgaaatgcaacttttcgacgatattctaattttccgagtttcacctggatATATCTTTGCCCAAGGCTGCATGTTGCTCAGGCTGatctggagttttttttttcttggggaTCAACGGCCAGGCAACCCCCGATGCGGGAGCTCCCGCAGACCCTCTTCGGG contains:
- the LOC118096763 gene encoding dehydrogenase/reductase SDR family member 13 isoform X2 codes for the protein MGIVVQNIWRAKVWGCLLKIILFSGLFQVGTLGSGRQRPWIWPGGEPASSWLAGTEGEENPPSVTSGGGNNEVLFMSLDLASFKSVRTFAAAFLRSEPRLDILINNAGVRTGSRSSDGFNLAFQVNHLSHFLLTHLLLERMKQCAPSRVVVVASSAHQRGKIDFQNIHKPVDGQLAGIQSYSNSKLANMLYTRELANRLEGTNVTCYAVHPGLVNTELFRHTLIWLKPLFLPICWLFLRDTTNGAQTSIYCATQEGIEKYSGRYFANCWLRDPKPHARDDALAKKLWEVSERMVGLAN
- the LOC118096763 gene encoding dehydrogenase/reductase SDR family member 13 isoform X1, which gives rise to MAAAEALAGLALALGLYALLYYNFIKGATCKNEASLRGKTVVITGGNTGIGKATALDLARRGARVILACRDRGRGESAVCDIRRESGNNEVLFMSLDLASFKSVRTFAAAFLRSEPRLDILINNAGVRTGSRSSDGFNLAFQVNHLSHFLLTHLLLERMKQCAPSRVVVVASSAHQRGKIDFQNIHKPVDGQLAGIQSYSNSKLANMLYTRELANRLEGTNVTCYAVHPGLVNTELFRHTLIWLKPLFLPICWLFLRDTTNGAQTSIYCATQEGIEKYSGRYFANCWLRDPKPHARDDALAKKLWEVSERMVGLAN